A section of the Devosia rhizoryzae genome encodes:
- a CDS encoding ABC transporter ATP-binding protein: MPLLALENLSIAFPSRNGFHWAVEDVSFSLGKGEILGIVGESGSGKSVTCLSLVGLLGHGSQVSGTMRFDGQVHAIADLPRLSVDQRPSIGMIFQDPAASLNPVRTVGSQITEVLRFGRGMDRRAAQAEAAALLDRVGIREPEARLRSYPHQMSGGMNQRVMIAMALAGQHRLLVADEPTTALDVTIQAQICKLLRNLVRETGLSIIFISHDLDLVAQLCDRVAVMFGGHLLETQSASDIVVAPRHAYTKALLAAIPGHQPARSRLGVITDEMRSSFLDQGEAA; encoded by the coding sequence ATGCCCCTGCTCGCGCTCGAAAACCTGTCCATCGCCTTTCCTTCGCGCAACGGCTTCCATTGGGCCGTCGAGGACGTGTCCTTTTCCCTAGGCAAGGGCGAAATCCTGGGCATCGTCGGCGAAAGCGGGTCGGGCAAGAGTGTCACATGCCTGTCGCTCGTGGGTCTTCTGGGTCATGGCAGCCAGGTGAGCGGCACCATGCGGTTCGATGGCCAAGTCCATGCTATTGCGGACCTGCCGCGCCTCAGCGTCGATCAGCGCCCCTCGATCGGCATGATCTTTCAGGACCCGGCGGCAAGCCTTAATCCCGTGCGCACCGTGGGCTCGCAGATCACCGAAGTGCTGCGTTTCGGGCGCGGCATGGATCGCCGCGCTGCCCAGGCGGAAGCAGCCGCCTTGCTGGATCGCGTCGGCATCCGCGAACCCGAAGCAAGGCTTCGCTCCTATCCGCACCAAATGAGCGGCGGCATGAACCAGCGCGTCATGATTGCCATGGCCCTGGCCGGCCAGCACCGCCTCCTCGTGGCCGACGAGCCGACCACGGCGTTGGACGTGACCATTCAGGCGCAGATCTGCAAGCTGCTGCGCAATCTCGTGCGCGAAACGGGCCTCTCCATCATCTTCATCTCGCACGACCTCGACCTTGTGGCCCAGCTCTGCGACCGCGTCGCTGTAATGTTCGGCGGGCATCTGCTCGAAACCCAGTCCGCCAGCGACATCGTCGTCGCCCCACGACACGCCTATACCAAGGCACTGCTTGCAGCCATTCCCGGCCATCAACCAGCCCGCTCCCGGCTGGGGGTCATCACCGACGAGATGCGTTCGAGCTTTCTCGATCAAGGAGAAGCCGCATGA
- a CDS encoding heme/hemin ABC transporter substrate-binding protein, with the protein MRPMRFFLAPLALAAVFSLPHAASAQELTAFADTSRLVSIGGSLTEIIYALGEEGRLVARDQTATYPEAVNALPDVGYMRQLAPEGVLSVSPTALLVLEGSGPPDALDVLSHAGVAYQTVPESYSAEGVVAKVRAVGEVLGVADKAETLAAELETEFAALKDHNAAITEPKRVLFILSNQGGQIQASGTGTAADGIIALAGAVNAVTEYPGYKALSEEAITEAAPDVIVMMDRGGDHGASDSELLEHPAIALTPAGQNKAIYRLDGAYLLGFGPRTADAATELSGLIYGEH; encoded by the coding sequence ATGAGACCCATGCGCTTTTTCCTCGCCCCCCTGGCGCTCGCCGCCGTCTTCTCGCTTCCCCATGCCGCGTCCGCGCAGGAGCTGACCGCTTTTGCCGATACGTCGCGGCTTGTATCTATTGGCGGTTCGTTGACCGAAATCATCTATGCCTTGGGTGAAGAGGGTCGTCTGGTCGCACGCGACCAGACCGCCACCTATCCCGAAGCCGTTAATGCGCTGCCCGACGTCGGCTATATGCGCCAGCTGGCGCCTGAAGGCGTGCTTTCGGTCAGCCCCACGGCGCTGCTGGTGCTCGAAGGCAGCGGCCCGCCGGATGCGCTCGACGTCCTTTCCCATGCCGGCGTCGCCTACCAGACCGTGCCCGAAAGCTATTCGGCCGAAGGTGTCGTCGCCAAGGTGCGCGCCGTCGGTGAAGTGCTGGGCGTTGCCGACAAGGCCGAAACCCTGGCCGCTGAACTCGAAACCGAATTTGCCGCCCTCAAGGACCATAACGCCGCCATCACCGAGCCCAAGCGCGTTCTGTTCATCCTCTCCAACCAAGGCGGGCAGATTCAGGCTTCGGGCACTGGCACCGCAGCCGATGGCATCATTGCCCTCGCCGGCGCCGTCAACGCCGTCACCGAATATCCCGGCTACAAGGCGCTGTCCGAAGAAGCGATCACCGAGGCGGCGCCCGACGTCATCGTCATGATGGACCGGGGCGGCGACCATGGCGCTTCCGATAGCGAATTGCTCGAACACCCGGCGATCGCCTTGACCCCTGCTGGCCAGAACAAGGCGATCTACCGTCTCGATGGTGCCTATCTCCTGGGCTTCGGCCCGCGCACCGCAGATGCGGCCACCGAGCTGTCCGGCCTGATCTACGGCGAACACTGA
- a CDS encoding ABC transporter permease, translating to MTILAPPALPVRSRPGWIARQGWPVVLAMAVIALYIVVAIGAPWLAPYDFAGIDLVARNAPPVGFGGTWAHPMGTDDLGRDVLSRTMSSVRTSLSVALIASMVSLVIGVGLGLLSARRRGFADGAIRVAVDVNAALPFMILALSVLAFFGKNMVLFVCLLGLYGLERYTRLVRAVAMAEYEKGYVAALRRIGASERRIALSHVLRNVLPVVIVNWTISLPEVILLESSLSFLGLGIQPPNASLGNMVGLGRDSVVTAWWIATMPGITIFILTFAVSVLGDWLRDYTDPSLSKGN from the coding sequence ATGACCATTCTTGCGCCCCCTGCCCTTCCCGTCCGCAGCCGCCCCGGCTGGATCGCCCGGCAAGGCTGGCCGGTCGTCCTCGCCATGGCCGTGATCGCCCTCTACATCGTGGTCGCCATTGGTGCGCCATGGCTAGCGCCCTATGATTTCGCGGGCATCGACCTGGTCGCGCGCAATGCGCCGCCGGTTGGCTTCGGCGGCACCTGGGCACACCCCATGGGCACCGACGATCTGGGCCGCGATGTGCTCAGCCGCACCATGAGTTCGGTGCGCACCAGCCTGTCGGTGGCGCTGATCGCCAGCATGGTGAGCCTGGTGATCGGCGTTGGCCTCGGGCTCCTGTCCGCCCGCCGCCGCGGCTTTGCCGATGGTGCCATTCGCGTTGCCGTCGACGTCAATGCCGCCCTGCCCTTCATGATCCTTGCGCTCTCGGTTCTGGCCTTTTTCGGCAAAAACATGGTGCTGTTCGTCTGCCTTCTCGGCCTTTACGGCTTGGAGCGATACACCCGCCTCGTGCGGGCAGTCGCCATGGCGGAATACGAGAAGGGCTATGTCGCAGCGCTTCGCCGGATCGGAGCGTCCGAGCGCCGCATCGCCCTCAGCCATGTGCTGCGCAATGTGTTGCCGGTGGTCATCGTCAACTGGACGATATCGCTCCCCGAAGTGATCCTGCTCGAATCGAGCCTCAGCTTTCTCGGTCTCGGCATCCAGCCGCCCAATGCCAGCCTTGGCAATATGGTGGGGCTGGGACGAGACTCGGTGGTCACCGCCTGGTGGATCGCTACCATGCCCGGCATCACCATTTTCATCCTCACCTTTGCCGTCAGCGTCCTCGGGGACTGGCTGCGCGACTATACCGATCCCAGCCTTTCCAAAGGAAATTGA
- a CDS encoding ABC transporter substrate-binding protein, with the protein MTILKSLGGLAAGVAVVALMAGATLAQDRPTLRIAVQSNPPTAEVIDAESNVGYRSNYSIHDTLIQFNYAGDMSLQPHLATSWEWIDPTTLEVKLREGVIFHDGREMTSEDVVFSFGPERLTGEEAPGKPMVRRYWVSLEGVEAVDKYTVRFTTTYEDPIFLQRLTAWTSQIISKQAYLEAESYDAWRIKPVGAGPFKVDHITPNDETVFVAHDQYWGGKPNAEKVIFTVVPEVSSRVAGLLAGDYDIATDLPPDQLDAVEAGDGVSVVGGPVNNNRIIFFDKTNPVLENPLVRQAISVAIDRQLIVDTIWGGRTQVPNGLQYDFFGDMYLEDFPAYEYNPEKAKQLLAEAGYDGTEISFRSNNNYYTAELATSQALVAMWQAVGLNVVLEVGVDNFTREDGRAFGNWSNSALLPDPLFSLWSQHGPASVQASLGIWSNDEFYALGEKLERSTALEDRRDAFRAMLDINEWTDPGVLTLHQNAVFYGISDEVDWNPYVFLYMDLGPDRLKFN; encoded by the coding sequence ATGACCATTCTCAAATCACTTGGCGGCCTTGCCGCTGGGGTGGCTGTTGTCGCCCTTATGGCTGGCGCAACGCTTGCCCAGGATCGCCCCACATTGCGCATTGCGGTGCAGTCCAATCCGCCGACCGCCGAGGTCATCGATGCCGAAAGCAATGTCGGCTATCGCTCCAACTATTCGATCCACGATACGCTGATCCAGTTCAATTATGCCGGCGACATGTCGCTGCAGCCGCACCTGGCGACCAGCTGGGAATGGATCGACCCGACGACGCTTGAAGTGAAACTGCGCGAAGGCGTGATCTTCCACGACGGCCGCGAGATGACCTCCGAAGATGTCGTCTTCTCCTTCGGCCCCGAACGCCTAACCGGCGAGGAAGCCCCCGGCAAGCCGATGGTGCGCCGCTATTGGGTGAGCCTTGAGGGCGTCGAGGCGGTCGACAAGTATACCGTCCGCTTCACCACGACTTACGAAGATCCCATCTTCCTGCAGCGCCTCACCGCCTGGACATCGCAGATCATCTCCAAGCAGGCCTATCTCGAAGCGGAAAGCTACGATGCCTGGCGCATCAAGCCGGTGGGTGCAGGTCCCTTCAAGGTCGACCACATCACGCCCAATGATGAAACGGTGTTCGTCGCCCATGACCAGTATTGGGGCGGCAAGCCGAATGCGGAAAAGGTGATCTTCACGGTTGTGCCGGAAGTATCCTCGCGCGTCGCCGGGCTTTTGGCCGGCGATTACGACATCGCGACCGATCTGCCACCAGACCAACTCGATGCCGTGGAGGCCGGTGACGGCGTTTCGGTGGTCGGCGGCCCGGTCAACAACAACCGCATCATCTTCTTCGACAAGACCAATCCGGTTCTTGAAAATCCGCTGGTGCGCCAGGCCATCAGCGTCGCCATCGATCGCCAACTGATCGTCGACACCATCTGGGGCGGACGCACGCAGGTGCCCAATGGCCTGCAGTATGATTTCTTCGGCGACATGTATCTCGAGGACTTCCCGGCCTACGAATATAACCCGGAAAAGGCCAAGCAATTGCTGGCCGAAGCGGGCTATGACGGCACCGAAATCAGCTTCCGCAGCAACAACAATTACTACACCGCCGAACTTGCCACGAGCCAGGCCCTGGTCGCTATGTGGCAGGCAGTGGGGCTCAATGTCGTGCTTGAAGTGGGCGTCGACAACTTCACCCGAGAGGATGGCCGCGCCTTCGGCAACTGGTCCAACTCCGCACTTCTTCCCGATCCGCTGTTCTCGCTGTGGAGCCAGCACGGCCCGGCAAGCGTCCAGGCTTCTCTGGGCATCTGGAGCAATGACGAGTTCTACGCCCTGGGCGAAAAGCTCGAGCGCTCCACCGCGCTCGAAGATCGCCGCGACGCCTTCCGCGCCATGCTCGACATCAACGAGTGGACCGATCCGGGCGTGCTGACCCTGCACCAGAACGCTGTCTTTTACGGCATCTCCGATGAGGTCGACTGGAACCCCTACGTGTTCCTCTACATGGACCTCGGTCCCGACCGCCTGAAGTTCAACTGA
- a CDS encoding hemin-degrading factor, which translates to MRKTPQDIRDLRAKHPEMRERDFARIHSISEAELVAADVGRTVIRLKPNVEVLLNGLTAVGEVMALTRNESAVHEKIGPYEKVVIGPMASMVLGEQIDLRIFPKRWAHGYAVEKANDDGSVRRSLQFFDAQGMAAHKVHARPATDLEAWALLVENLRHPEQTDTLTVAEPAPVEALGEPASLAALRESWAAMTDTHQFFPMLRKLNLPRLDALEMVGEDYAWQLDHAAIKTMFDQSAADQLPIMVFVGNNACIQIHAGPITKVAPMGPWLNVMDETFHLHLRLDQVVNAWAVRKPTAGGHVTSVELYDANRELIIQFFGQRQEGTDERTAWRSLVETLPLHSTSNAA; encoded by the coding sequence ATGCGCAAAACCCCTCAAGACATCCGCGACCTGCGGGCCAAGCACCCGGAAATGCGTGAGCGCGATTTTGCGCGCATCCATTCCATCTCCGAAGCCGAACTGGTCGCAGCCGACGTGGGACGCACGGTGATCCGTCTCAAGCCCAACGTCGAAGTCCTGCTAAATGGCCTGACCGCCGTAGGCGAGGTGATGGCACTGACGCGCAACGAAAGCGCTGTGCACGAAAAGATCGGACCTTACGAGAAGGTCGTGATCGGGCCGATGGCCTCGATGGTCTTGGGTGAGCAGATCGACCTCCGCATCTTCCCCAAGCGCTGGGCTCATGGCTATGCCGTGGAAAAGGCCAATGATGACGGCAGCGTTCGCCGCTCGCTGCAGTTTTTCGATGCCCAGGGCATGGCTGCGCACAAGGTGCATGCACGTCCGGCGACCGACCTCGAGGCCTGGGCCTTGCTGGTCGAAAACCTGCGCCATCCCGAGCAGACCGATACTTTGACCGTTGCGGAACCGGCGCCGGTCGAGGCGCTGGGCGAGCCGGCCAGCCTTGCCGCGCTGCGCGAAAGCTGGGCGGCGATGACCGACACGCACCAGTTCTTCCCCATGCTGCGCAAGCTCAACCTTCCCCGCCTCGATGCGCTGGAGATGGTGGGTGAGGATTATGCCTGGCAGCTCGACCACGCCGCCATCAAAACCATGTTCGACCAGTCCGCTGCCGATCAGCTGCCGATCATGGTCTTTGTCGGCAACAATGCCTGCATTCAGATCCATGCCGGCCCGATCACCAAGGTCGCGCCAATGGGTCCCTGGCTCAATGTCATGGATGAGACCTTCCATCTCCACCTGCGGCTCGACCAGGTGGTCAATGCCTGGGCCGTGCGCAAGCCGACCGCCGGTGGCCATGTGACCTCGGTCGAACTCTATGACGCCAATCGCGAGCTGATCATCCAGTTCTTCGGCCAGCGCCAGGAGGGCACCGATGAACGCACGGCATGGCGGAGCCTTGTCGAAACGCTGCCGCTCCATTCCACCTCCAACGCTGCCTGA
- a CDS encoding TonB-dependent receptor domain-containing protein, whose product MGLVRSRRAALMCGVALGMVVAQGAAAQQNVNATNITLLERLVIGLGMPKVAIDTPQAVTVVNQADIDQIQATTTGEIFKSVPGVTIVGSERQFGEAFNIRGIGTTENSSDGSRVVVNVDGTPKFNEQYRMGSFFSDPELYKQVEVLRGPASSTLYGAGALGGVINFTTKDASDFIKDGYTGALNVKTGFSSNGLGTLTSAVLAQQISDTFEVLAAGNWRRQEDLTQAKGTTLPGSGFDTLSGLIKGTALIGEQKLTASYQHWTSDAKDQAYAQTSTQAAFGVTDRAVLDQTAVLRWENPATDNPWVDLNVQLSYSNTTNNQTNHRYALGAPRTVIGSNLPNLGVVTPDGQLGILLDTTYGYKTWQLQADNTVEWIGEDFENYFTFGAQGSTQDRTAVRPGTSITLPAHPQGTENKLGIFAQNEFVWNDKLTLIAGARSDSHWVTSTNGFASAADTAFSPKLSALYQIDDTFGVFGSVAHTERLPTIDELYSVALPSARSAAKTTSLNLRKEQANTVEGGLTISTQDLFSSGDVASVKTTAFYSDLTDLIVSNTALPAVPVTYYGNVGKARIYGLEIEGAYDNEWMYANLAYSATIGDNLVTNTPLTTVPQSKVVATLGFKHEEFGLNYGARVTLADLGRYFVPAATPQGQTADGPAEAVGTLDLFASWKPQTGPLAGTQIQGGIDNVFNADYRENLSSDRSTGRTFKISLSKQFDY is encoded by the coding sequence ATGGGGCTGGTTAGGTCGCGTCGCGCTGCACTCATGTGCGGCGTAGCGCTTGGAATGGTTGTGGCGCAGGGGGCTGCGGCACAGCAAAACGTCAATGCGACGAACATAACGCTGCTCGAGCGTCTGGTGATCGGCCTCGGCATGCCCAAGGTCGCGATCGACACGCCGCAGGCGGTGACGGTGGTCAATCAGGCCGATATCGACCAGATCCAGGCAACGACCACGGGCGAGATTTTCAAGAGCGTTCCCGGTGTCACCATTGTCGGCAGCGAGCGCCAGTTCGGTGAAGCTTTCAACATCCGCGGCATCGGCACGACCGAGAACTCGTCAGACGGCAGCCGCGTTGTCGTTAATGTCGACGGCACGCCCAAGTTCAACGAGCAGTACCGCATGGGCTCGTTCTTCTCCGACCCCGAGCTTTACAAGCAGGTCGAAGTGCTGCGCGGACCAGCGTCCTCGACGCTCTATGGCGCCGGTGCTCTGGGCGGGGTCATCAACTTCACCACCAAGGACGCGTCCGACTTTATCAAGGACGGCTATACCGGCGCGCTCAACGTCAAGACCGGCTTCTCCAGCAATGGCCTGGGCACGCTGACCTCGGCGGTTTTGGCGCAGCAGATCAGCGATACGTTCGAAGTTCTAGCCGCCGGCAACTGGCGCCGCCAGGAAGACCTGACCCAGGCCAAGGGCACGACGCTTCCGGGTTCGGGCTTTGACACGCTCTCCGGCCTGATCAAGGGTACCGCCCTCATCGGCGAACAAAAGCTCACCGCCTCCTACCAGCACTGGACCAGTGACGCCAAAGACCAGGCCTATGCCCAGACCAGCACGCAGGCCGCTTTCGGCGTGACTGATCGCGCTGTGCTCGACCAGACGGCCGTGCTGCGCTGGGAGAACCCGGCCACAGACAATCCCTGGGTGGATCTCAATGTCCAGCTGAGCTATTCCAACACCACCAACAACCAGACCAATCACCGCTATGCGCTTGGCGCACCGCGCACCGTGATCGGTTCCAATCTTCCAAACTTGGGGGTCGTCACGCCTGATGGACAGTTGGGCATCCTGCTGGACACCACGTATGGTTACAAGACTTGGCAGCTACAAGCCGATAACACCGTGGAATGGATCGGCGAAGACTTTGAGAACTACTTCACGTTCGGCGCACAGGGCTCGACCCAGGATCGCACCGCGGTGCGGCCGGGAACGTCGATCACCCTACCTGCCCACCCACAGGGAACGGAAAACAAGCTCGGCATTTTTGCGCAGAACGAGTTCGTTTGGAACGACAAGCTGACGCTGATCGCCGGCGCACGCAGTGACAGCCATTGGGTAACATCCACGAATGGTTTTGCCAGCGCTGCCGACACCGCCTTTTCCCCCAAGCTTTCAGCACTTTATCAGATCGACGATACCTTTGGCGTCTTCGGCTCTGTGGCGCATACCGAACGCCTACCCACGATCGACGAGCTCTACTCAGTTGCCCTACCTTCTGCTCGCAGTGCCGCAAAGACCACTAGCCTTAACCTGCGTAAGGAACAGGCCAATACGGTCGAAGGCGGCTTGACAATCTCGACTCAAGACCTCTTCAGCTCGGGCGATGTGGCCAGCGTCAAGACCACCGCGTTTTATAGCGACCTCACCGATCTTATCGTCTCCAACACCGCACTCCCTGCCGTGCCGGTCACCTATTACGGCAATGTGGGAAAGGCGCGTATCTATGGCCTAGAGATCGAAGGCGCTTATGACAACGAGTGGATGTACGCCAATCTCGCCTACTCCGCGACGATCGGCGACAATCTCGTCACCAACACGCCACTCACCACCGTGCCGCAGAGCAAGGTCGTAGCGACGCTTGGCTTCAAGCATGAAGAGTTCGGTCTCAACTATGGGGCGCGTGTGACCTTGGCTGACCTTGGCCGTTATTTTGTTCCTGCGGCCACACCACAGGGTCAAACCGCCGACGGTCCGGCCGAGGCCGTCGGCACGCTCGATCTTTTCGCCAGCTGGAAGCCGCAGACCGGCCCCCTCGCCGGCACGCAGATCCAGGGCGGGATCGACAATGTCTTCAATGCCGACTACCGCGAGAACCTCTCCTCGGATCGCTCCACCGGCCGAACCTTCAAGATCAGCCTATCCAAGCAGTTCGACTACTAG
- the hemP gene encoding hemin uptake protein HemP, with protein MSDSRNDHAQPRSIPAEDLFQGATEVIVWHAGVPYRLRVTRNDKLILTK; from the coding sequence ATGTCCGACTCCCGAAACGACCATGCACAGCCGCGCTCTATCCCTGCGGAAGACCTGTTTCAGGGGGCGACAGAAGTCATCGTCTGGCATGCCGGCGTGCCTTACCGGTTGCGGGTGACCCGCAACGACAAGCTCATTCTCACCAAATAG
- a CDS encoding ABC transporter permease, whose translation MIRTLFANLARGLLAIILTVTFVFVILRVAGDPMTMILPLEASPEQIEATRIEWGLDQPLHVQYGNYVAKLLQGDFGRSNADGRPALAVVMEKAPATMLLMLTGMSLALVLGISMGILAAFFRGGIVDRAVMGGAVLVHAMPGFLLCIFAVLLFAVQLGWLPSGGGSSPLHLIMPSLVIGLSAAGVIARFVRSSALEVLGQNYIRVASIKPLPRWYLFAFHVMPNASLPLLTLVGFLLGGMIGGAAIVESVFAWPGIGRFLVTAVTKRDLATVQAIVILVSVTMVTANLLADILYTVVDPRLRNRREA comes from the coding sequence GTGATCCGCACCCTTTTCGCCAATCTGGCCCGCGGCCTCCTCGCTATTATTCTCACCGTGACCTTCGTCTTCGTCATCCTGCGCGTCGCTGGTGATCCGATGACCATGATCCTGCCGCTCGAGGCCAGTCCCGAGCAGATAGAGGCCACCCGCATCGAGTGGGGATTGGATCAGCCGCTCCATGTCCAATACGGCAACTACGTCGCCAAGCTCCTGCAAGGCGATTTCGGGCGCTCCAATGCCGATGGCCGCCCCGCCCTTGCCGTTGTCATGGAAAAAGCTCCGGCCACCATGCTGCTGATGTTGACGGGGATGAGCCTCGCCTTGGTCCTGGGCATCAGCATGGGCATTCTTGCCGCTTTCTTTCGCGGCGGCATCGTGGATCGGGCGGTGATGGGTGGCGCGGTGCTCGTGCATGCCATGCCAGGATTTTTGCTCTGCATCTTCGCCGTGCTGCTGTTTGCGGTGCAACTGGGCTGGTTGCCGAGCGGCGGCGGCAGTTCGCCGCTGCATCTGATCATGCCATCGCTGGTCATCGGCCTGTCCGCCGCCGGCGTCATCGCGCGCTTCGTTCGCTCCAGCGCGCTCGAAGTCCTGGGGCAGAACTACATCCGAGTTGCTTCCATCAAGCCCTTGCCGCGCTGGTATCTGTTCGCCTTTCACGTCATGCCCAACGCTTCCCTGCCCTTGCTGACGCTGGTGGGCTTTCTGCTCGGCGGCATGATCGGTGGCGCCGCAATCGTTGAATCGGTCTTTGCCTGGCCCGGCATCGGCCGCTTCCTTGTCACCGCCGTGACCAAGCGGGATCTGGCGACTGTCCAGGCCATCGTGATCCTGGTTTCGGTGACAATGGTCACCGCGAACCTCCTCGCCGACATCCTTTACACCGTCGTCGATCCACGCCTGCGCAACCGCCGGGAGGCTTGA
- a CDS encoding ATP-binding cassette domain-containing protein, with the protein MSAPALRLDGVRYLHRQAKSLLPWRRSIARSGGVEEVSITVASGTTLGLIGESGCGKSTLASLIMGDRVPQAGTIDLFGRPLAQRLGRGRKALARELQMVAQDPFGSMDPRQAIGPQLVETLDVHDEGSSAGERRDRALAMLVQVGLSEINYARLPHQLSGGQRQRVSIARALILKPRMLVCDEPVSALDVSVQAQVLNLLLDLQEQMNLTMVFISHDIRVVGHMSHAIAVMQAGRIVEQGAAETVLANPRHEYSRTLFAAVPGRVTVAKPARLLESAL; encoded by the coding sequence ATGAGTGCTCCGGCCCTCCGCCTCGACGGCGTCCGTTACCTCCATCGTCAAGCCAAGAGCCTTTTGCCCTGGCGCCGCTCCATCGCCCGCTCGGGCGGCGTGGAAGAGGTTTCCATCACGGTCGCCTCCGGCACGACGCTTGGCCTTATCGGTGAAAGCGGGTGCGGCAAGTCAACGCTTGCCAGCCTCATCATGGGCGATCGCGTGCCGCAGGCGGGCACGATCGACCTCTTCGGCAGGCCGCTTGCCCAGCGCCTGGGGCGGGGGCGCAAGGCTTTGGCGAGAGAGCTCCAGATGGTGGCGCAAGACCCCTTCGGCTCCATGGACCCGCGTCAGGCGATCGGCCCGCAACTGGTGGAAACGCTTGATGTGCATGACGAGGGCAGCTCGGCTGGCGAGCGGCGGGATCGCGCCCTTGCCATGCTGGTGCAGGTCGGTCTTTCGGAAATCAACTACGCTCGCCTGCCCCATCAGCTTTCGGGCGGACAACGCCAGCGCGTCTCGATCGCCCGCGCACTGATCCTCAAGCCGCGCATGCTTGTTTGCGACGAGCCCGTTTCCGCCCTCGATGTCTCGGTGCAGGCACAGGTGCTCAACCTCCTGCTCGATCTGCAAGAGCAGATGAACCTCACCATGGTGTTCATCAGCCACGACATCCGGGTCGTCGGCCACATGTCCCACGCCATCGCAGTCATGCAGGCGGGCCGTATCGTCGAGCAGGGCGCTGCCGAAACCGTTCTGGCCAACCCGCGCCACGAGTATAGCCGAACACTTTTCGCCGCCGTGCCGGGGCGCGTAACCGTCGCAAAGCCTGCCCGGCTTCTGGAGTCCGCATTGTGA
- a CDS encoding DeoR/GlpR family DNA-binding transcription regulator, producing MTDETLTLRQIAIADLLREERYLPISDLANRFTVTTQTIRRDAAVLCDLGLARRLHKGIKAMDFPGTENLAYAKRSMLNAIAKRDIAELVAELVPVDQDVSVSLGIGTTPEQIAVALARRERLMVATNNLNVAFALSGKPNIRVHVSGGQMRPLDRDFVGIEPIGFFSQYRVDFGITGVGGIDENGDFYDFSAEEVAIRQAILGNCRQRVVVADTSKFGRSAPVRGGSLDSVDILVTDLPPPPSVQAAARQVGVRLVYRQKRNLNLLPSKD from the coding sequence ATGACCGATGAGACACTCACCCTTCGCCAGATCGCCATAGCCGACCTTCTGCGGGAAGAACGCTATCTGCCGATCAGCGACCTGGCTAACCGGTTTACCGTCACGACGCAGACCATCCGGCGGGACGCGGCGGTTCTGTGTGATTTGGGCCTGGCGCGGCGCCTGCACAAAGGCATCAAGGCCATGGATTTTCCCGGCACGGAAAATCTCGCCTATGCCAAGCGCAGCATGCTCAATGCCATCGCAAAACGGGACATTGCCGAGCTTGTTGCCGAGCTCGTTCCCGTAGACCAGGATGTGTCGGTGTCACTGGGCATCGGCACGACGCCCGAACAGATCGCCGTCGCGCTGGCCCGGCGCGAGCGGCTGATGGTCGCCACCAACAATCTCAATGTCGCCTTCGCGCTCAGCGGCAAGCCCAATATCCGCGTGCATGTGAGCGGCGGCCAGATGCGTCCGCTGGACCGTGATTTCGTCGGCATCGAGCCGATCGGCTTTTTTTCGCAGTACCGCGTCGATTTCGGCATCACCGGGGTCGGTGGCATCGATGAGAACGGCGACTTCTACGATTTCAGCGCCGAGGAAGTGGCGATCCGCCAGGCGATCCTGGGCAATTGCCGGCAGCGCGTCGTCGTTGCCGATACCTCCAAGTTCGGCCGCTCCGCCCCGGTGCGTGGCGGCTCCCTAGACTCGGTGGACATTCTGGTCACCGATCTGCCACCCCCGCCAAGCGTCCAGGCGGCGGCCCGGCAGGTAGGCGTGCGTCTGGTTTATCGCCAGAAGCGCAATCTCAACCTCCTCCCCAGCAAGGACTAG